TTCGTCGGAGCGATCGTTCATCGCCAGTAACGCCGCCAGATAATCGTAGGTTGCGGCGCGACCTGATTTCGGCATTTTGGCCGCCGCCGCTGTTCGCAGCGCTTTTTCTCCCAGTTCGTACCGCTTGGCGACCATCCAGGCCAAGCCGAAATCGACCAGCGAGGGCGCCGCCGCGTCTGAATCCAGCTGATTGGCGATTTCGAGCCACTTCCAAGCGTCGGCCGATTGCTCGCGCATTTGGCAAAGCTGGGCGATTGCCTGGGCGGTGGGGACGGTGAGCCCTGTGGTCGACTCTTTCCGCTTTTCGGCGGCGGCGATCAGTGCATCCGACGCATCTTCATCGGCGGCGATTTGCAGGAGTTGGTCATGCAGCGTCGAGAGATTCCGATTGCGCTCGGCGATCGTGGTCAGCGTGTTGAGCAGCGCTTCCCAGTCTTTGTTTTTCCACTGGGCGATCGCCAACGTTTGGTACGCGTCGCGACTGGGAGACTTTACTAGATGCGGTTGAATCAGCGCGATCGCTTCTTTCCCCTGTTCCTCGTCCAGTTGAAGTTTCGCCAGAAAATAGGCGAGCGCCACGTCTTGTCGATTCGCTTCGTAGTACGGCGTGAGCTTCTTCAGCAAGCGAGCGCGGACTTCGGCGGGCGCGGCGCCTTGTTGGGTCCAAATATCACTGAGCAGTTGATACGGCAGGTCGCCGGCGGCGATGTCACGCTTCGCGGCAATCACCTTTTGCACACGCTGCTCGGCGGCATTTAGACGATCGGCGGCCAGATCGACACGCGCAAGTTGCAGTTCTAACTGCTCAGGCTCGGAGTCGCCGATCGCGGCGCGAAACTGTTTTTCCGCCGCTTGATAGTCGCCGTTCTTGTTAAAAGCCTCGCCGAGGGCGCGGCGAACGGTCATCCCGCCGCGGCCTTCATCCGATTTCATGATCGTTTCGACTTCCGGCAGCTTTTTGTCGATCAACTGGACGAGCGCCGTCGCTTCTTGCGCCGCTTGGGGAGCGTCATCCAGCTTGGTGTAAAGGTCCAGCAGACGCAGACGCGTCGCCAGTAATTGGGAGTTCGCCTGGCGTTGTTCCAACGCAGCCGCGCCGCGTTCGTAGTACCGGGCGCCCCGTCGCAAGTCACCGGTCTCTACGGCATAGGCGCCCATCAGTAAGAGAAAATCGGCGGATGCGTCGGTTTGCCGATCGGCCAACAGCAAGGCATATCGCGATCCTTCTTCCATTCGCTTTTGTGAGAAAGCCACCTGAACGATAGCTTGCAAAATGGCCTGAGAGTCAGGCGACAAGCGGTGAGCCCGTTGATAGCGCCGCTGCGCAGCGGCCAGCTTTTCTCGCTGCTGCAACATCCGCCCTTCGATCAGCAGGGCTTCGGTCGCCGTCCGATTAGCGTCCGCTTCGGTCGGCGGCTCACGCGGAACCAGAGCCGGGGGAAGTTCAACAGGCAACGTCTGGGCGCTCGCCAGCGGCGATTGCGAACAGGTTCCTAGCAACATCAGGCCAAGTAGAAGCGTCTGTTTCATGCGAACTGCAGGTTGAATCATCAAGGAAGGAAAGATCGCCTTGCCTTCTATTCTAGATTATCCTGCCGCAGCCGACCAATCGCGATTACTTCGGCTTTCGCTTACTGATGGCGCCGGTCGATTTTTTGACGACCTTCTTTTTGGTCGGTTTCTTTTCGGCGGTCTTCTTTTCGGCCGCCGCTTTGGGGGCTGGTTTCTCTACCGGTTTCTTCTCGGGCACTCTCTTTTCGACAACCGAGGGGCCTTTTTTCTTCGCCGCTTTTTTGGTGGGCTTCCCGGCGGTCGGTTTGACCGGCTTCTCATTCGCCTTTTTGATCGCGGCGGCCCGTTTGCGGGCTTTGATGACCCGTTTTTCTTCGGCAGCGGCTTCGGCGGCCGCTTCTTCCTTGGCGGTCGGGCGTTTGGGGAAACGCGATTTGGCGTCCGGCGCGATTTCGAGAATGTAATCGCGTACTTTCTTGGAGTACGGATTCACCAAGAAATCGACCGCCAACTCGTGGATGAGCGAACTGTACTCGACTCCCTTGGTTTTGGGGATCGCGCGCTCCATGCCGGGGACGCTTTTCTTTTTCGCTTCGGCGTCGGAGATGATGCCGAGGATACGCATCAACTCGACCAGCGCGTCATCGGTCGGAACGGCGTGACCGCCGAGCGCGTTTTGCGTGACATAGCCGACGATGAACTGCGTGATGCCAGTGAAACGCTCGATCTGTTTGATCGCTTTCCCCTGGTTCAGCTTTTTCAGGCTTTCCAGATCGTACGTGTAGAGCGTTTCAAAGACATTTTGCAGGATCGACTTCAGCTTGTGGGCCGAGGATTGCGGCTGCGGCAACTTCGCGCAGACTTCCGATAGTTCGACCAACGACGTGACGCGAACTTCGTTCCAGTCGAAGTAGTTGGTGGAGAGTACGCTGAAACATTGCTCGGCGGCGGCGCGCGGCGAATTTTCCAACAGCGCTGCGAACGCCAATTGCTCCAACAGCGGGCGCGAATCGGTTTCGGCCGACGTGTAATGTTTCTTTACGACTTTGTGGCTGGCGGTGATGAGACCCGCGCGGTTCGTAGCGGCCATGGTAATTACGTCGTATGCTCCCGTGGTGTGTTTCTAAGGCGAACGCCTACGTGTGAAGAAGACGCTTACTCTTGAGGTTCTGTCGGCTGGTCGAGTGGCGCCGGTTCGTCGTCGTCTTCTTCTTCCGGCTCGTCATCTTTGGGCAGCACGTCTTTTAAGATACGCGCCACTTCAAGCGAGTGCTTGACTCCCTTGTCGATGACAAATTCAAGCTTGGGCGTATAACGCGTGTCGATGCGATCGTTGATCTTCGCTTGCAGGAAACCGGCCGAACGCTTCAGCCCTTCCAGACAATCGGCCTGCTTCTTCTCGTGTCCCATGATCGAGACATGCACTTTGGCTTGACGCATATCAGGCGACATTTCAACAGCGGTGACCGTTACTCCGGCGACGCGGGGATCGCGCAGCTCGGTAATGATCGCCATGCTGACGACTTCGCGAATAGCCGAGGCGGCTTTAAGTAGGCGACGTGAACTCATATCAACGATCCCAACAAGCGGCTGTGCGTCGCCGCAAAGCGACGGCGAAAGGAAGTTGGCGGTCCTTCATTTCGCGAGCCGTGTGGAGTCTTGGCTCCGGATATAAAGGCAAAGTCGAGAAGCGCCGCGACGGCGCTTCTCGACAGAAGGGTTAATCTAGCGTGCGCGCGAATTCTTCGATCTTGTACGCTTCGAGAATATCGCCATCTTTGATGTCGTTGAAGCCTTGCAGGCGGATACCGCATTCGTAGCCTTCGCGGACTTCCTTGGCGTCATCCTTTTCGCGACGCAGCGAGTCGAGCGGGTATTCGCCGATCGTGCGGCCGTCGCGATTTACGCGGATGCGGCAGCCTCGTTCGATGATTCCACCCAACACGCGGCAACCGGCGATCGAGCCGAGTCGGCTGACCACAAACACGCGTTGCACAAGTGCGCGTCCCAACTCATTGACCCGCTCTTCCGGTCGCAATTGACCTTCAAGCAGCAATTTGAGTTCTTCGGTCACTTTGTAAATGATGTTGTAGCGACGAATCTCGATTCCCTTGTCATCCGCGAGCGAGCGAGCCGCTTCGTCCGGGATCACATTGAACGCGATGATCACCGCTTCGGAAGCTGAAGCAAGGGTGACGTCGGCCACGGAAACGGCGCCGACGGCAGCTTGCAGCACGCGGACTTTGACTTCGGGGTGATCGAGCTTTTCCATTTCTTTCTGGAGAGCTTCGATTGAACCGCGCGTGTCAGCCCGAATGATAACGTTGAGCGTCGTAACCGATTTGTCGCCTCCCAGGGTGCCCGATTCGAGCTGTTCCTGGAATTCTTCAAACGAAACTTTGACCTTGTGAACGCCGAGCGATTCGGCCCGACTGCGATTGGATCGCAATTCGGCGATTTCACGCGCCTGGGCGATGTCGTCCAGCACGTAGAACTTGTCGCCG
The nucleotide sequence above comes from Blastopirellula sp. J2-11. Encoded proteins:
- a CDS encoding tetratricopeptide repeat protein, producing MKQTLLLGLMLLGTCSQSPLASAQTLPVELPPALVPREPPTEADANRTATEALLIEGRMLQQREKLAAAQRRYQRAHRLSPDSQAILQAIVQVAFSQKRMEEGSRYALLLADRQTDASADFLLLMGAYAVETGDLRRGARYYERGAAALEQRQANSQLLATRLRLLDLYTKLDDAPQAAQEATALVQLIDKKLPEVETIMKSDEGRGGMTVRRALGEAFNKNGDYQAAEKQFRAAIGDSEPEQLELQLARVDLAADRLNAAEQRVQKVIAAKRDIAAGDLPYQLLSDIWTQQGAAPAEVRARLLKKLTPYYEANRQDVALAYFLAKLQLDEEQGKEAIALIQPHLVKSPSRDAYQTLAIAQWKNKDWEALLNTLTTIAERNRNLSTLHDQLLQIAADEDASDALIAAAEKRKESTTGLTVPTAQAIAQLCQMREQSADAWKWLEIANQLDSDAAAPSLVDFGLAWMVAKRYELGEKALRTAAAAKMPKSGRAATYDYLAALLAMNDRSDEALATAKKAIALDPNSAALASRVPWILFYAERKPEAERSYRRLLAQFDSEREDAPTRQVLRQARLMLSALAETDHEREEWLEQILDEFPEDVGAMNDLAYLWADDGRNLGRASLMLETAVAAEPENAAYRDSLGWAYFRQGRFDQAVGQLQQAVAKIEEPDPVLLEHLGDALSAAGRPAEAIDAWREAVALLTAEDAEKQAALKAKIAATSATNE
- the rbfA gene encoding 30S ribosome-binding factor RbfA, with protein sequence MSSRRLLKAASAIREVVSMAIITELRDPRVAGVTVTAVEMSPDMRQAKVHVSIMGHEKKQADCLEGLKRSAGFLQAKINDRIDTRYTPKLEFVIDKGVKHSLEVARILKDVLPKDDEPEEEDDDEPAPLDQPTEPQE